The following proteins come from a genomic window of Citrobacter europaeus:
- a CDS encoding response regulator gives MRILLVDDDLFAAELASIFLQMDGYDVVIVESAISALASLDSDNNIDLVISDLHMPEISGLDLLALLRAQHWSKPFILLSANEVTASDVAYDRWVKKDENLAENLGAAVNALLQPPAVTK, from the coding sequence ATGCGAATTTTATTAGTTGATGATGATCTTTTTGCGGCCGAACTGGCGTCTATTTTTTTGCAAATGGATGGCTACGATGTGGTGATTGTGGAAAGCGCGATTTCCGCCTTAGCAAGCCTGGACTCGGACAACAATATCGACCTGGTTATTAGCGATCTGCATATGCCAGAGATTAGCGGACTGGATTTACTGGCGTTGTTACGCGCTCAGCACTGGTCCAAACCTTTTATTTTACTGAGTGCCAATGAAGTGACGGCCAGCGACGTTGCGTACGACCGTTGGGTTAAAAAAGATGAAAACCTTGCGGAAAATCTGGGGGCTGCGGTGAACGCGCTACTGCAGCCACCTGCGGTTACGAAATAA
- a CDS encoding response regulator — MAICLKKFVLRFIDEGRGHLQTISEGAFLLSADEHTEAWIGEMFRAAHTLKGGARMLKLQSIADVTHHLEDVLSELRDNKLTPDRALGNLIHESVEYLSGQLTQLFVSEGDNQLPPADAGLCERLARASRGEAVTLAVEGAGTTEKAGTPTPAAAASMDSGIKQADFVRVKLNKLDGLIDILGEVLAGHDRLEQQIQNLSQLVPRLPGLSAEQLRQQIHDFSAQLKESVQLQHLQMFELYDVAARIRMLPLSTLFEPISLQVSELASTLNKQVVCRFVGGEVEIDRQLIDRLSESLTHLLRNAVDHGIGEIDERLALGKSTRGTITITTQQDGSGILLRIEDDGRGLNYEAISAKAVSKGLVPASMAGQLSEQECNELIFHPGFSTSKIVSELSGRGVGLDVVRKTVVTDLQGDLQVYSRAGVGTSFSLRLPVSLTMMRILQFEEQGHLFGLAAQYVVEVVECTAQGISDIAGRPAIILHNEFIPVVCTGALLGINERQGSSPPAGQRLIVVQNQFSKMALRVDKLLDERKMMIKPLPKHMQQQSLVSGMVQTPENQLVSILQVPALMAMAQQSRQTTAPAPAANVTPDAWHVLVVDDSLNTREIEKNVLEAHGYQVTLAEDGLSGLQKAKLTQFDAVLTDVEMPFMDGFTFTKSLRGEKNYQHTPIIIVTSRAKEEDRRRGIQVGADAYIAKGDFEQDSLIKTLKMLLC, encoded by the coding sequence ATGGCTATCTGTCTAAAAAAATTCGTTCTGCGCTTTATTGATGAAGGGAGAGGTCATTTGCAGACGATCAGCGAAGGGGCGTTTCTCCTCTCCGCTGATGAGCATACGGAAGCCTGGATAGGCGAGATGTTTCGCGCCGCGCATACCCTGAAAGGGGGCGCGCGGATGCTGAAACTGCAAAGTATCGCCGATGTCACTCATCATCTTGAGGATGTATTGAGTGAGCTGCGTGATAACAAACTGACGCCGGACAGGGCGCTGGGCAATCTGATTCATGAGTCCGTGGAGTATCTCTCCGGCCAGTTGACGCAGCTTTTTGTCAGCGAAGGGGATAATCAGTTGCCACCGGCGGACGCCGGGCTGTGCGAACGCCTTGCCCGCGCCAGCCGGGGAGAGGCTGTCACACTGGCGGTCGAAGGTGCAGGGACAACGGAAAAAGCAGGCACCCCAACGCCTGCAGCGGCAGCCAGCATGGATTCCGGCATTAAGCAGGCCGATTTCGTGCGGGTAAAGCTGAATAAGCTCGATGGCCTGATCGACATCCTGGGGGAAGTTCTCGCCGGGCATGACCGCCTTGAGCAACAGATCCAAAATCTGAGTCAACTGGTCCCGCGACTGCCAGGCCTGAGCGCCGAACAGCTTCGCCAGCAGATCCACGATTTCAGCGCGCAGTTGAAAGAGAGCGTCCAGCTCCAGCATTTGCAAATGTTTGAACTGTACGACGTGGCGGCACGGATCCGCATGCTGCCGCTTTCAACGTTGTTTGAACCGATTTCGCTGCAGGTCAGTGAGCTGGCTTCCACGCTGAATAAGCAGGTGGTATGCCGCTTTGTCGGCGGAGAAGTGGAAATCGATCGTCAGCTGATTGACCGCTTATCGGAGTCGCTGACGCATTTACTGCGTAACGCCGTCGATCACGGGATTGGCGAGATCGATGAACGTCTGGCGCTCGGTAAATCCACGCGTGGCACCATTACCATCACTACCCAACAGGACGGCAGTGGGATACTACTGCGTATCGAAGATGACGGTCGCGGTCTGAACTATGAGGCCATCAGCGCGAAGGCGGTTAGTAAAGGTCTGGTTCCTGCTTCCATGGCCGGGCAGCTCTCCGAGCAGGAGTGTAATGAGCTGATTTTTCATCCTGGTTTTTCTACCAGCAAGATAGTCTCCGAGCTTTCCGGCCGCGGCGTGGGCCTTGATGTGGTGCGCAAAACGGTGGTGACCGATCTGCAAGGAGATTTACAGGTTTATAGCCGTGCGGGCGTCGGAACCAGCTTTAGTCTGCGTCTGCCTGTTTCGCTAACGATGATGCGCATTCTGCAATTTGAAGAGCAGGGACACCTGTTCGGACTGGCCGCGCAGTATGTGGTCGAGGTGGTGGAGTGCACGGCGCAGGGAATTAGCGATATTGCCGGGCGACCCGCCATTATTTTGCATAACGAGTTTATCCCGGTGGTCTGCACAGGCGCCTTGCTGGGTATTAATGAGCGTCAGGGAAGTTCTCCACCGGCTGGGCAGCGGTTAATCGTGGTGCAAAACCAGTTTAGCAAAATGGCGCTGCGGGTGGATAAGCTGCTCGATGAACGCAAGATGATGATCAAACCGTTACCGAAGCATATGCAGCAGCAGTCGCTGGTTTCCGGGATGGTACAAACGCCGGAAAACCAATTAGTCAGCATTCTGCAAGTCCCCGCGCTGATGGCGATGGCGCAGCAATCGCGACAAACCACGGCACCCGCACCGGCGGCAAACGTTACGCCGGATGCCTGGCACGTGCTGGTGGTTGACGACTCCCTCAATACCCGCGAGATAGAAAAGAATGTGCTGGAAGCGCACGGTTATCAGGTCACGCTGGCAGAAGACGGATTGTCTGGACTGCAAAAAGCGAAACTGACCCAGTTTGATGCCGTACTGACGGATGTCGAGATGCCGTTTATGGATGGTTTCACCTTCACCAAATCCTTGCGAGGAGAGAAAAATTATCAGCACACGCCAATCATCATCGTGACGTCCCGCGCAAAGGAAGAGGACCGGCGGCGAGGGATTCAGGTGGGGGCGGATGCCTACATCGCCAAAGGCGATTTCGAGCAGGACAGTTTGATAAAAACATTAAAAATGCTTTTGTGCTGA